The Aspergillus fumigatus Af293 chromosome 5, whole genome shotgun sequence nucleotide sequence AAGTCGGAATGCGATACGTCTCACCCCGTGCAACAAAGAAGCAATGCCGGTCGCCATGAAAATAGGCAAAAGACGGGGCAGGCAGACTACCTCTAGAACAAGATGGACAGCAGAGGCTTCCCGTCTTGCCAACTAGGACATACGAACCTGTTTACCATTAGTCAAATCATGCCTACCGAGCAAAAAGCTGCAGAAGCCGCCCAAAACAACTACCAGCATCGCCTGTCTCTTCGGGCCCAGCGGTATATTCCATATGTAGAACTCAAACTCGCTTGGCTAAATCATCTATACAGGAAGGTTGATAAAGAAATGCTGAATTCTCCATTCAGCAAGTGGTGCTCTAGATCGACAGAATCTCTCGTCAAAATACTTCACCCATCAACTAGCTGATAATCGTGTCGTCCAGACAGGTGCATCCACTAGCAAGTATCCAACATGCTCACCAGCGcattcttctccgccgaGGTAATGGTCAAATCATACACATACTTGACCCTCACCCACATCTTTGCATACGTGCAATAATATGAAGCTAGCCCGTTAGCATCATTGTCCGccggagagaaagaaaactTACTAAGAGGAGGCTTCCACGCCTCGGGTCCATCATCGCCCTTGGCCTGGTTGACGTTATCCGTCACCGCGATCAGCTGCGGGTTGGTCAGGTCGTTGGCAAACGCCCTGCGCTGCGCGGTTGTCCATTTAGACGCGCCGGACTACGCCCCATCAGCGGATACTATTACTATCATTGGAGGGTAGGGTTACTTACTCTCCAGGCGTTGGCGAGGGGGACAACATGGTCGATATCCACATCGCTGGCTTGCGTCCAGGTGGCTCCGTCGTAGGGCGAGTACCATGATCCGCTGGTAGGGTAGCAGCTGGAATCCTTGACGATGTCGGTGCCGTCGCGCGCGAGAACGACCTCGCGGGTGTTGCAGGAGCTGAGCTGTTAGTTAGCTTAGCCTTCCAAGGGAGGACGGTGGCACGTACCCCCCTTGGCTGATCCAGTGGGGGAAGAGGTCGCGCGAGTAGCCGTCGTTGGAGCCTGCGGCGGCCACGGTCAGAGCAGCCAGCTCGGACTCGGCGGTAGCAGCAGACGGGATTCCTGGGGGAGTTGGGAGGGCGACTGGGAGGGCTGCAACCAGGGGGATGCCCAGGAGGACcgagaggagaaggcgagTCATGTTGCCTGTCTGATATACGGAAGAGCCGTGGAAGAAGCTTATGACGGGTGTGATTGCGGAATGAAGCCAGTTATATATCTCCAGCTCGTATTCACGAGACACCTTGCATCCCAAACCCCTCGCAGCCTCGCAGCCTACCCAGTCAAACCTTCACGAGGGTCCCCTGCAGCATACCAAACGTCTTGGCAATATTTTGAAAGCGCGTACTGAGCATGATTGGCTGTCTCTACCATACTAGCATTCTAT carries:
- a CDS encoding HNH endonuclease family protein — translated: MTRLLLSVLLGIPLVAALPVALPTPPGIPSAATAESELAALTVAAAGSNDGYSRDLFPHWISQGGSCNTREVVLARDGTDIVKDSSCYPTSGSWYSPYDGATWTQASDVDIDHVVPLANAWRSGASKWTTAQRRAFANDLTNPQLIAVTDNVNQAKGDDGPEAWKPPLTSYYCTYAKMWVRVKYVYDLTITSAEKNALVSMLDTC